Within Bos indicus x Bos taurus breed Angus x Brahman F1 hybrid chromosome 2, Bos_hybrid_MaternalHap_v2.0, whole genome shotgun sequence, the genomic segment GCCACGCCACACCCGCTCTCCGCCGACCCCGACACCCCCCCCAGGCCCCGCCTCCGAGCCCATGGCCGCGCCGGGACCCCGCGCCTTACGGGCTGCGCTCTGTGGCGGCTGCTGCTGCCTCCTCCTGTGTGCCCAGCTTGCTGTGGCTGGTAACGCGTGCCCTTCACCCAACTGCTTGCCAGGAGCAGTCTGGGCTTGGGGAGGGGGCGCGGGAGGGGACTTCTCACTTGTGTGCGGGGCTCCTGGGGTGGGTAGAAGGAGGCTCCGACTGTCTGTGGAGCCGTATATAAGGCTCCGGGTGTGAGGCAACTTCAGGTGTAGGGAAGTGAAGCGGCCCCAGGTGAATGGGATGGGGGTGGCTCCTGATATATGCAAAGGGAGGGTGCTCTGGTGAATGTCAGGGAGCTTCTAGGCGTGTGTGCCCATGTGTTTGTGGAAACTCCAGGCGTGCGGTGGGGCTTAGGGGATCCAGGTGAGTGTATGTGTGCAGGGGGGTGAGATCCGTAGTAGTGGGGAAGGGGAACGGTAGCTTGGGTTCCAAGTGTTGCACCCACCTCACGCCCAGGTAAAGGTGCTCGAGGCTTTGGGCGGGGAGCCCTGCTCCGTGTGAACATCTGGCCAGCTGTCCGAGTGGCCTGCAAACAGCTGAAGCCCTGTGAACATTGTGTGGAGGGGAACCGAGCACACAACCTCTCCAGCTGTGTGTGGGAGCAGTGTCGGCCAGAGGAGCCAGGTATGGAGTTAGGCCCTCCCCAAGGTTAGTGCCCCCATTTCTGAACATCAGAGCCTTGGCCCCACTCCCTAAACCGCTTCCCTGCTCCTTCTCCCATCAGGACACTGCGTGGCTCAATCAGAGGTGGTCAAGGAAGGTTGCTCCATCTACAACCGCTCAGAGTCATGTCCAGGTAAGGGGGCTCCCTCTGGCCTAAGTCAAGCTGCGGGGAGGGGGCCGAGGTGTCCTCAGCCAGAGCCCGCCTCCAGTAGGGAATCGGCCTCTCCCCGAGAGAAGACTGTGCCCACAAGCACTGGGTCCAGCGTCAGTTCTGCCTTTAGCTCACTGAGATGTCGCTTCCCCTCTCTGGCCCGTTTCCTCCTCTGAAAATTGGTGCAGCTAGAGGATCTAGGACAAGCATGCAGAGGAAATGGAGGAACTAGCTCTTCTATTTTAAACCACAGTGAGGACTTTGGAAGCTCAGAAGGGAATGGGGGGAGGGCTTCCTGAAGGAGGCAGCGTCACAGATGATGATTAAcgtagagatggagagagagggcTCCGCTGGTGGAAGGAACTGTATAAACTAAGGCTTAAGAGTGTGCCAGGTGGGCCTGAGATGGGGTCTTGATGGGAAGTGGCAGGGGTCTGGTTTAATTATGGATTTCCTGTCTCTTCAGCTGTGCACCACCACCCAACTCATGAACCGAAGACAGTCACAACAGGTAGGTACTATCTGGGGTAATGGAAGGATAAGAGGTGCATGGAAAAACAGCCGGGGTCAGGCACTGCCGTGCTCTGTGACCTCAACCCTGTGATTTCTCCCTCTGAGCCTGTGTccaacatctgtaaaatgggctgaaGAATATCTCACAAAGTGAGGATTTTATGAGAGGGTGTATAGCACCTCATTCAGTTTCCAATGTATAGAAGGTGATCAAGAAATGATGGTTCCCATCCCTTTTCCCCGACCCAGTTCTGAGAACTCAGGATGGCCCCCCTCAGGACCTGCTTGGTGCTGAGGGTGTATGTCAGGTTGCCAAGGAGATGTCCTCAGTGACTACCTACTGCAACctccaggcccagagagggtcaCAAAGCAGGGTCCCAGCCGAACAGAGGCAAGAACCCCACCCTTTGGTTCCCACTGCCCCTCAGGGTCTGGAGGTCAGCAGGCTTGGCAAGGATGGCTGAAGAGGCTCTTGGTTAATTAAAGCCAGAAACATGATCTCAGGGGCTGAATTATTGATGGCTCCTCCTCCAGCTTGAGCCCCAGCTGGGTCTTGTGCAgcttatttcttccttctgctcctcTTTCCCTAGTC encodes:
- the CD164L2 gene encoding CD164 sialomucin-like 2 protein isoform X1, whose protein sequence is MAAPGPRALRAALCGGCCCLLLCAQLAVAGKGARGFGRGALLRVNIWPAVRVACKQLKPCEHCVEGNRAHNLSSCVWEQCRPEEPGHCVAQSEVVKEGCSIYNRSESCPAVHHHPTHEPKTVTTERPLVPEAHSPGFDGASFIGGVVMVLSLQAVAFFVLRFLKAKDSTYQTLI
- the CD164L2 gene encoding CD164 sialomucin-like 2 protein isoform X2; amino-acid sequence: MAAPGPRALRAALCGGCCCLLLCAQLAVAGKGARGFGRGALLRVNIWPAVRVACKQLKPCEHCVEGNRAHNLSSCVWEQCRPEEPGHCVAQSEVVKEGCSIYNRSESCPAVHHHPTHEPKTVTTERPLVPEAHSPGFDGASFIGGVVMVLSLQAVAFFVLRFLKAKDSTYQTL